The following proteins are encoded in a genomic region of Planococcus lenghuensis:
- a CDS encoding DUF1259 domain-containing protein — MSQLEETAKKFGDILGVEAEADSEKGVVEAPKPRDLNVTVQGRPFKSELDMEIHFEALEDDGTALNHAEIVLLPEEVPDFTRALGENDLTISALHNHWLFAEPSIMYLHVQSVEKPEDFAKKLAASFKALKT; from the coding sequence ATGAGTCAACTTGAAGAAACAGCAAAAAAATTCGGAGACATTCTTGGCGTGGAAGCAGAAGCGGATTCCGAAAAAGGTGTGGTTGAAGCACCGAAACCGCGTGATTTGAATGTAACGGTCCAAGGTCGACCGTTTAAAAGTGAACTGGACATGGAAATTCATTTTGAAGCACTTGAAGATGATGGCACGGCCCTGAATCATGCGGAGATTGTCCTGTTGCCGGAAGAAGTACCTGATTTCACCCGTGCACTCGGTGAAAACGACCTCACCATCAGCGCACTCCATAATCACTGGCTTTTCGCGGAACCAAGCATTATGTACTTGCACGTTCAATCTGTTGAAAAACCGGAGGATTTTGCAAAAAAGCTGGCTGCCTCTTTTAAAGCACTGAAAACGTAA
- a CDS encoding NUDIX domain-containing protein, with translation MTAARKKWRGAAAIIVLENKMLMVKEKETGGWSIPSGGIEEGEFPEHAYIRKVLEETGFKVEIEKTLHSELPST, from the coding sequence ATGACTGCAGCAAGAAAGAAGTGGCGTGGCGCCGCTGCCATTATTGTTTTGGAAAATAAAATGCTGATGGTGAAAGAAAAAGAAACAGGGGGATGGAGCATACCATCGGGAGGGATTGAAGAGGGGGAATTCCCTGAACATGCTTATATACGAAAGGTGTTGGAGGAAACAGGTTTCAAAGTTGAAATTGAAAAAACTCTCCATAGTGAACTACCCTCCACTTAA
- a CDS encoding Crp/Fnr family transcriptional regulator, translating to MQREQLTGSEGTHISCVSLVPIFNHLRVYEMQEVAGTARPLSLKKGELLYRAGDTSDSLYIVHKGKVKIYRLAESGKEQLIRILQPGDFTGELALFQEGIHDDYAEVMEKSEICSIRRDSLQDLLLKYPQISLRILTEFSNRLDRAEHQATSFATEDAETRLALYLAQQADENESMQFRLPMSRKDLASFLGTTPETISRKLSLFEDEGWIEQHGQREIRIVDLDALLLL from the coding sequence GTGCAAAGAGAACAGCTGACCGGATCAGAGGGAACACATATTTCCTGCGTTTCCCTCGTTCCGATTTTCAACCATTTACGGGTTTATGAAATGCAGGAAGTCGCCGGGACCGCCCGGCCGTTATCGCTGAAAAAAGGCGAGTTGCTGTACCGGGCAGGTGACACATCGGATTCATTGTATATTGTTCATAAAGGAAAAGTGAAGATATACCGGCTCGCTGAATCGGGAAAAGAGCAGCTGATCCGCATTCTCCAGCCGGGTGATTTCACCGGAGAACTTGCCTTGTTTCAGGAAGGGATCCATGACGACTATGCCGAAGTCATGGAGAAATCGGAAATCTGCAGTATCCGGCGGGACAGTCTGCAGGATCTGCTTTTGAAATACCCGCAAATTTCATTGAGAATCTTAACCGAATTTTCAAACCGGCTGGACCGGGCCGAACATCAGGCGACGAGCTTTGCCACGGAAGATGCTGAAACCCGGCTGGCTCTCTACCTTGCGCAACAGGCCGATGAGAATGAGTCAATGCAGTTTCGGCTGCCGATGTCCCGGAAAGACCTTGCCTCCTTCCTTGGCACGACACCGGAGACGATCAGCCGCAAGCTATCATTGTTTGAAGACGAAGGCTGGATTGAACAGCACGGGCAGCGGGAAATCCGAATTGTGGATTTGGATGCATTGCTGCTGCTGTAA
- the glsA gene encoding glutaminase A, with protein sequence MEQLSQAYLEKTVLQSKPFSADGKVKETVPGINSTVEGSLGLAVCTVDGKEFEAGLTDYRFTLQSISKVINLMIALQDAGPEAVFKQVGMEPTSQLFDSVKGLTELGGHKPFNPFIDEGAIAITSLITGKNSEERFNRIIKLLRKITGNAKLRMNEAAYEEAKRDSSKSYALAYYLESESVIENGKVEEALDLYFRGLSIEVNALELARIGAFFARDGYMNGEDEPLIKPDHISIMKALMLTSGLYNDSGKMAVQAGIPAKSGIGGGIVAAATGIMGIGIFGPALNAGGNSTAGMEALKHLSRNFDLNIFKRSSFNPDKNT encoded by the coding sequence ATGGAACAATTATCACAGGCATATTTGGAAAAAACAGTGCTGCAAAGTAAACCGTTTTCGGCGGATGGTAAAGTAAAAGAGACAGTTCCAGGTATTAATTCGACCGTCGAGGGAAGCCTTGGTCTAGCGGTGTGCACAGTGGATGGAAAGGAATTCGAAGCCGGCCTGACGGATTATCGCTTCACACTCCAAAGCATTTCAAAAGTGATCAATCTGATGATTGCACTTCAAGATGCAGGACCGGAAGCAGTATTCAAGCAAGTCGGGATGGAACCGACGAGCCAATTATTTGATTCGGTAAAAGGATTGACTGAACTCGGCGGTCATAAGCCGTTCAATCCATTTATTGATGAAGGGGCCATAGCGATCACATCACTCATCACCGGTAAAAATTCAGAGGAGCGGTTCAATCGCATTATCAAGTTGCTCCGGAAAATTACTGGAAATGCCAAGCTCCGAATGAATGAGGCAGCGTACGAGGAAGCAAAAAGAGACAGTTCGAAATCTTATGCGCTCGCCTATTACCTTGAAAGCGAAAGCGTTATTGAAAACGGAAAAGTGGAAGAGGCGCTGGATCTGTATTTCCGCGGCTTGTCGATTGAAGTGAATGCCTTGGAACTCGCACGCATCGGTGCATTTTTTGCCCGGGACGGGTATATGAATGGCGAAGATGAACCGCTGATCAAACCGGATCATATCAGTATCATGAAAGCGTTGATGCTGACGTCCGGCCTCTATAATGATTCCGGCAAAATGGCCGTGCAGGCGGGAATTCCAGCAAAGAGCGGGATTGGTGGCGGAATCGTCGCTGCCGCGACAGGGATTATGGGAATCGGTATTTTCGGCCCCGCTTTGAATGCAGGCGGAAACAGCACAGCTGGAATGGAAGCGCTGAAGCATCTATCCCGTAATTTTGATTTAAATATTTTCAAGCGTTCTTCTTTTAACCCCGATAAAAATACCTAA
- a CDS encoding LysM peptidoglycan-binding domain-containing protein, which translates to MRKTKKALLTLTATVALSSAIATPASAASYEVRSGDTLWKIAQQYDTTVSSLRDINGISGSLIYPGQTIETDGGSSAPARTVSSSSNSTSSTVHNVVWGDTLYKIGRSYGVSVSNLMDWNNLNSHMIYVGQKLTVKGSSSAPSTSAPKQEVKAVSETNTSSSSAATIGQQYLGVPYVWGGSSPSGFDCSGFIYYVLNKSGVDVNRTNAAGFYNMASKVSSPQIGDLVFFSGTYKAGISHIGFYIGNGKMVSAAGDRVQIDSIYGPYWGDHFTGFGRIN; encoded by the coding sequence ATGAGAAAAACTAAAAAAGCTTTATTAACCCTTACTGCAACTGTTGCCCTGTCATCAGCAATCGCTACGCCTGCAAGCGCAGCATCATACGAAGTGCGTTCCGGAGATACCCTCTGGAAAATCGCGCAACAATATGATACGACGGTTTCTAGTCTTCGTGACATCAATGGAATTTCCGGAAGCCTCATCTACCCGGGTCAAACCATTGAAACTGATGGCGGTTCGTCAGCACCTGCACGTACGGTTTCGTCTTCAAGCAATTCAACTTCCTCCACTGTCCACAACGTGGTATGGGGAGATACTTTATATAAAATCGGCCGCTCTTATGGCGTTTCCGTTTCAAACCTTATGGATTGGAACAACCTGAACTCCCACATGATTTATGTTGGTCAGAAATTGACTGTTAAAGGTTCTTCTTCTGCACCGAGCACAAGTGCTCCAAAACAAGAAGTAAAAGCTGTTTCTGAAACGAATACTTCTTCTTCTTCAGCTGCAACAATCGGTCAGCAGTACCTTGGTGTCCCTTATGTATGGGGTGGTTCTTCACCGAGCGGCTTTGACTGCAGCGGATTCATCTATTATGTTCTGAACAAATCAGGTGTAGATGTGAACCGTACGAATGCAGCCGGTTTCTATAACATGGCTAGTAAAGTCAGCAGCCCGCAAATCGGCGACCTTGTATTCTTCTCCGGTACGTATAAAGCTGGCATTTCACACATCGGCTTCTACATTGGTAACGGCAAAATGGTATCAGCTGCCGGCGACCGTGTACAGATCGATAGCATTTACGGTCCATACTGGGGCGACCACTTTACTGGATTCGGCAGAATCAACTAA
- a CDS encoding DUF3221 domain-containing protein, whose translation MNKRIVRLLMAFGIVGLSGCGQLSGAGEPDITGYVTEVEDGRILVVNPEAGKNDLGTVEEETYDAAWAGLSEDNIRVGQLVEVWFRGGTNESYPVQATAGRIKVITPSAPGNAELTEAQAIEAAIKEFEARMMIPTMAAVTGVSFDVKRDEWLVELKEAGGSEETEQEILIRDTAF comes from the coding sequence ATGAACAAACGAATAGTCAGGCTCCTGATGGCATTCGGGATAGTGGGACTCTCGGGTTGCGGTCAGCTGTCGGGAGCAGGCGAACCTGATATCACAGGATACGTCACCGAAGTGGAAGATGGACGGATTCTTGTTGTGAACCCGGAAGCGGGGAAGAATGACTTAGGGACTGTGGAAGAAGAAACCTATGACGCTGCCTGGGCGGGTCTGTCCGAGGACAATATCCGGGTTGGTCAGCTGGTGGAGGTCTGGTTCAGGGGCGGTACGAATGAATCTTATCCTGTACAGGCGACTGCAGGGAGAATCAAAGTAATAACACCATCAGCACCGGGAAATGCGGAATTGACAGAGGCGCAGGCAATAGAAGCCGCGATAAAAGAGTTTGAAGCTCGGATGATGATTCCGACTATGGCGGCAGTTACAGGTGTCTCTTTTGATGTGAAAAGAGATGAATGGCTCGTTGAATTGAAAGAAGCTGGCGGTTCAGAAGAAACGGAACAAGAAATTCTTATTCGAGATACGGCTTTCTAG
- a CDS encoding RNA-guided endonuclease InsQ/TnpB family protein — translation MATDKNGNHIKGTKKQLPDGWVTGAFHFAVFPTDEQKPRLERAFGCERKVYNEYVAGLYAHLESIGFSGGFLAYNVPNYTTITSRFDFLDRSNDSFVYNDAKIRFQAAIKKYNETYAKRPLQYKKSVRKKMKTGDMPSLQDVKGLPKFHSRKQGKFSYTTNQTNGNIRIGEKGGATFLRIPKFPEGLRLNLHRALPSDGIIKKATIKREGTRYIVSISVDYPFEKAPLKTHVAAAAVTALDYSQSDLYIDSEGRKAEYPCFHKLIEKRQRRLNKSLARKKTHAPLDENGQPVYSKNYQRTVTNYQKTMAKAANQRKDFLHKKSDQITNDYDAIVVEDLDLTNLAQCLKLGKKLHDNGFGMFRTMLKYKAERKGKHYIVADRFFPSSKLCSACGTKKENLRLSERTYTCAHCQAMIDRDHNAALNLKNYGIRTLSDLGFLADPVSS, via the coding sequence ATGGCGACAGACAAAAACGGAAATCACATCAAAGGCACGAAAAAACAATTGCCTGATGGCTGGGTGACGGGCGCTTTCCATTTTGCGGTCTTCCCGACAGACGAACAGAAACCCCGTCTGGAGCGGGCATTCGGTTGTGAACGGAAAGTATACAACGAGTATGTCGCAGGCTTGTACGCCCATTTGGAAAGCATCGGCTTTTCAGGCGGATTTTTGGCGTACAACGTACCGAATTACACCACGATCACCAGCCGTTTTGATTTCCTGGACCGCTCAAACGATTCATTTGTGTACAATGACGCCAAAATCCGTTTTCAGGCAGCCATCAAAAAATACAACGAAACGTATGCGAAGCGTCCCCTGCAGTACAAAAAGTCCGTCCGGAAAAAGATGAAAACCGGCGATATGCCGTCCCTTCAGGATGTCAAAGGCCTGCCGAAGTTCCACAGCCGGAAACAGGGGAAATTCAGCTATACCACGAACCAGACGAACGGCAATATCCGTATCGGGGAAAAGGGTGGCGCAACGTTCCTGCGGATCCCGAAGTTCCCTGAAGGACTGCGGCTCAACCTGCATCGCGCGCTACCTTCTGACGGAATCATCAAAAAAGCCACCATCAAACGGGAAGGCACTCGTTATATCGTGTCCATTTCCGTCGATTATCCGTTCGAAAAAGCGCCGCTGAAAACACATGTGGCAGCCGCAGCCGTGACTGCACTGGACTATAGCCAGTCCGATTTGTATATCGACAGCGAAGGTCGAAAGGCCGAATACCCCTGTTTTCATAAACTGATCGAGAAACGCCAGCGGCGGCTGAACAAGTCGCTCGCACGGAAGAAAACCCACGCGCCACTAGATGAAAATGGTCAACCCGTGTATTCAAAGAACTACCAAAGAACCGTGACAAACTACCAGAAGACGATGGCGAAGGCGGCGAACCAGCGGAAAGATTTCCTCCATAAGAAAAGTGATCAGATAACCAATGATTACGATGCGATTGTGGTGGAAGATCTTGATCTGACCAACCTGGCGCAGTGCCTGAAACTCGGCAAGAAACTGCACGACAACGGGTTCGGCATGTTCCGAACCATGCTCAAATACAAAGCGGAGCGAAAAGGGAAGCACTACATCGTCGCCGACCGCTTCTTCCCATCCAGTAAACTGTGCAGCGCCTGTGGCACAAAAAAAGAGAACTTGCGGCTTTCTGAACGGACGTATACGTGTGCGCATTGCCAAGCCATGATCGATCGGGACCATAACGCGGCCCTCAACCTCAAGAACTACGGCATCCGCACGCTGTCGGATTTGGGGTTCTTAGCCGACCCTGTCTCCAGCTAA
- a CDS encoding 3-ketoacyl-ACP reductase: MAQSLKGKVAIVTGAGKGIGRATAIALAQEGVKVGLIARTEADLVQVVEEIESAGGTATYFAADVASQEEVENAVSRLTDELGSIDILINNAAMGAHGPFMELEPDVWRKIFDVNILGVVHMTQAVLPQLIDKNGGDVINISSSSGLRGTAGSSAYSASKFGLLGLTESLRQEVRSHNIRVFALTPSRVITEFSSSEKPENHEEKFMQPEDIAEYMMAQLKLHPRIFIPTSSQWATNPF, from the coding sequence AAAAGGCATTGGCCGGGCGACAGCTATTGCGCTGGCGCAGGAAGGCGTGAAAGTCGGGCTGATTGCCCGTACAGAAGCCGATTTGGTCCAAGTGGTCGAAGAAATTGAGTCAGCAGGCGGAACAGCGACTTATTTCGCAGCAGACGTTGCCTCGCAGGAAGAAGTTGAAAATGCCGTAAGCCGGCTGACAGACGAACTGGGATCAATCGACATCTTAATTAATAATGCTGCAATGGGAGCACATGGACCATTCATGGAGTTGGAGCCGGACGTCTGGCGCAAAATTTTTGATGTCAATATATTGGGCGTTGTCCATATGACGCAAGCGGTTCTTCCGCAATTGATCGATAAAAACGGCGGTGATGTTATCAATATCTCATCAAGCTCCGGTCTGCGGGGCACAGCAGGCTCAAGCGCCTACAGCGCATCGAAATTCGGTCTGCTGGGCTTAACGGAATCCCTTAGACAGGAAGTGCGGTCGCATAACATCCGGGTATTTGCACTGACGCCGAGCCGGGTCATCACCGAATTCAGTTCGAGTGAAAAACCGGAAAATCATGAAGAGAAATTCATGCAGCCGGAAGACATCGCGGAGTACATGATGGCGCAGCTCAAACTGCATCCGCGCATTTTTATCCCGACATCCAGCCAGTGGGCAACGAATCCATTTTAG